The following are encoded in a window of Acidobacteriota bacterium genomic DNA:
- the dapF gene encoding diaminopimelate epimerase encodes MEFLKVSGAGNDFIALPEPESPPSRRQIRAWCRRGLSVGADGLFLLERRDDAVRMTYFNADGGEAELCLNGARCAVRVALELDWVTGDVRLETGAGSLTGRDAEHGRIAVDAPLPGAPVREIEVETDGQRLTIAAVTIGVPHWIVAWPEGLATAPVQDLGAVLRAHPSAGEAGANVSFVRFPTPHAMEIRTFERGVEAETLACGTGVLAAAAAGLATGSARLPLEALTAGGFRLQIEGRSQAGEPSIWSLIGDARIVARGSLTPGASEFPAAAVWSS; translated from the coding sequence ATGGAATTCCTCAAGGTCTCCGGCGCCGGCAATGACTTCATTGCCCTGCCGGAGCCCGAATCACCGCCGAGCCGACGGCAGATCCGGGCCTGGTGCCGGCGGGGGCTATCGGTCGGTGCCGATGGCCTGTTCCTGCTCGAGCGCCGCGATGACGCGGTCCGCATGACCTACTTCAACGCCGACGGCGGAGAGGCGGAGCTCTGCCTCAACGGCGCTCGCTGCGCCGTGCGCGTCGCCCTCGAGCTCGACTGGGTCACTGGCGACGTTCGCCTCGAGACCGGTGCTGGATCGCTCACCGGGCGCGATGCCGAGCACGGGCGGATCGCCGTCGACGCTCCGCTGCCGGGGGCTCCGGTGCGCGAGATCGAAGTCGAAACCGACGGCCAGCGCTTGACCATCGCCGCCGTCACCATCGGTGTGCCGCACTGGATCGTCGCCTGGCCCGAGGGACTGGCGACGGCCCCAGTTCAAGACCTCGGCGCCGTCCTGCGCGCCCACCCCAGCGCCGGCGAAGCCGGCGCCAACGTCAGCTTCGTGCGCTTCCCGACACCGCACGCGATGGAGATCCGCACCTTCGAGCGCGGCGTCGAAGCGGAGACCCTCGCCTGCGGCACGGGCGTCCTGGCGGCGGCCGCCGCGGGCCTCGCGACGGGCAGCGCGCGGCTTCCTCTCGAGGCCCTCACCGCCGGCGGATTTCGCTTGCAGATCGAGGGACGATCCCAGGCCGGCGAGCCGTCCATCTGGTCGCTCATCGGTGACGCCCGCATCGTCGCCCGCGGAAGCCTGACCCCTGGCGCCAGCGA